The Schistocerca serialis cubense isolate TAMUIC-IGC-003099 chromosome 10, iqSchSeri2.2, whole genome shotgun sequence genome includes a region encoding these proteins:
- the LOC126425268 gene encoding ctenidin-3-like, which produces MWTLKVCIFAAAAILSAATAENDAGAPADAKKTEKRGVYGGYGAAGVLGTSGGYAGYGGGGLGGVASAGAIGGGSIGGGLGGAGIGAGLGGSGTDVVPLVLVQNPHPVPVPVPVTRKVQVIIPVPVAQPVPVSVGGVGLGGGIGGGVGLGGGLGGGAGFGGGYGGGVTGGASGLGGLVGGFGGYGGYGGYGGYGKGGGLGGAGGVTGYSSVTISTGGGHHFKG; this is translated from the exons ATGTGGACTTTG AAAGTGTGCATCTTCGCCGCAGCTGCCATTCTGAGTGCTGCAACAGCTGAAAACGACGCGGGAGCTCCTGCCGACGCCAAGAAGACTGAGAAAAGGGGCGTTTATGGCGGCTACGGGGCTGCAGG GGTTCtgggcacaagtggtggttatgccGGATATGGAGGCGGTGGTCTAGGTGGAGTCGCCAGCGCCGGAGCAATCGGTGGAGGCAGCATCGGAGGTGGACTCGGTGGAGCCGGCATTGGAGCTGGACTCGGTGGAAGTGGAACAGATGTGGTTCCATTGGTGTTGGTGCAAAATCCACATCCAGTTCCTGTGCCTGTACCCGTCACCAGGAAGGTCCAAGTAATCATTCCTGTGCCAGTGGCCCAGCCGGTTCCTGTCAGCGTGGGTGGTGTGGGTCTCGGGGGCGGCATTGGTGGAGGAGTTGGACTTGGTGGTGGTCTCGGAGGAGGAGCCGGATTTGGGGGTGGCTATGGAGGAGGTGTCACTGGGGGCGCATCTGGTCTCGGTGGCCTGGTCGGAGGCTTCGGAGGTTATGGGGGTTATGGAGGTTACGGAGGCTACGGAAAGGGAGGTGGCCTGGGTGGAGCTGGAGGTGTGACTGGCTACTCCAGCGTGACCATTTCTACTGGCGGCGGTCATCACTTCAAGGGGTAA